In one Culex quinquefasciatus strain JHB chromosome 2, VPISU_Cqui_1.0_pri_paternal, whole genome shotgun sequence genomic region, the following are encoded:
- the LOC119765983 gene encoding uncharacterized protein LOC119765983: MVVTNTSVTRPASGNVLDHVVCSEHLADGVFNETICNDLSDHNWIATSFKYSCELVKQTFHKDIVDHARLNQQFTESLAGLSPHLTANEKLLFVMNSYNLIKEQCTKTVTIKAKVKGNCPWMTFNVWKLIQIKDKTLKKQRRNSDDPRLVDLLAHVSKKLQKEKEAAKRNYYEPFDTIDHNLLLKKLEMYGIRGIALSLIQSYLDNRSQFVTIGESRSQYGPVTTGVPQGSNLGPILFLLFINDLPSLGLTGEVRLFADDTSIFYNGVGGKYAAVVESLQHRIKVDLELLNDYFCTNLLSMNLTKTKFMLIHSPWIPIPVHAPVVVCNRVVEEVFSFEFLGLTLDSTMSWSAHVDLLKRKLSSFCGILRKTSSFLPTSALKKLYFAMIHSRLQYLIANWGHAQESCLQKLKLCGGGGGIPQKEPNSALLAGPDCVQIIINYRQHELAQPARGAGPSNEVDEDDVLLLVGLTDGGMGFVGGLDRPGTTGMIDSLTGFSGGFDW; this comes from the exons ATGGTAGTAACCAATACATCGGTAACCAGGCCAGCCAGCGGCAACGTGCTTGACCACGTGGTATGCAGCGAACATCTTGCAGACGGTGTCTTCAATGAAACCATCTGCAATGATCTGAGTGATCACAACTGGATCGCAACCTCATTCAAGTATTCCTGCGAGCTGGTGAAGCAGACCTTCCACAAGGACATCGTCGACCACGCACGGCTAAACCAACAGTTCACTGAGTCCCTGGCAGGGCTGTCTCCACACCTGACTGCAAACGAGAAACTTCTGTTCGTGATGAACAGTTATAACTTGATCAAAGAGCAATGCACGAAAACAGTAACGATAAAGGCGAAGGTGAAAGGTAACTGTCCATGGATGACTTTCAATGTCTGGAAGCTGATCCAAATCAAggataaaacactgaaaaagcaGCGACGAAACAGCGACGACCCACGGCTAGTAGACCTGTTGGCCCACGTGTCCAAAAAGCTACAAAAAGAGAAGGAAGCTGCTAAGCGGAACTACTATGAAC cattcGACACGATCGACCACAACCTGCTGCTGAAGAAGCTAGAGATGTACGGCATACGAGGAATTGCCTTATCCCTAATCCAAAGCTACCTGGACAACAGATCCCAATTTGTGACTATTGGTGAGTCTCGGAGTCAGTATGGTCCTGTGACAACCGGAGTGCCCCAAGGAAGCAACCTAGGACCAATCTTGTTTCTGCTCTTCATAAACGACCTCCCGTCACTGGGCCTTACCGGTGAGGTACGCTTGTTCGCCGACGACACATCGATCTTCTACAACGGTGTTGGTGGAAAGTATGCTGCAGTAGTCGAGTCGTTGCAGCACAGGATTAAAGTGGACCTTGAGCTACTGAATGACTACTTCTGCACCAACCTTCTGTCAATGAACCTAACAAAAACCAAGTTTATGCTGATCCACTCGCCCTGGATTCCCATCCCTGTGCATGCTCCTGTTGTAGTCTGCAACCGAGTAGTCGAGGAAGTATTTAGCTTCGAATTCCTCGGTCTAACGCTGGACAGCACGATGAGCTGGTCAGCACATGTGGATCTACTGAAGCGGAAGCtgtcttcattttgcggaatacTTCGGAAAACCTCATCGTTCCTGCCGACGTCTGCACTGAAAAAGCTGTACTTTGCAATGATCCACTCTAGATTGCAATACCTCATCGCCAACTGGGGACATGCCCAAGAGTCGTGTCTTCAAAAATT AAAACtgtgcggcggcggcggtggaatTCCGCAAAAGGAGCCGAACAGTGCCCTGCTAGCTGGGCCGGATTGTGttcaaataataattaattacCGTCAGCATGAGTTGGCACAGCCCGCGAGAGGAGCGGGCCCGAGTAATGAAGTGGATGAAGATGATGTGCTGCTGCTGG TTGGGCTGACTGATGGCGGGATGGGCTTCGTTGGGGGGCTCGATCGGCCCGGCACCACCGGGATGATCGATTCTTTGACGGGATTTTCCGGCGGTTTCGATTGGTGA